A genomic stretch from Aerococcaceae bacterium zg-1292 includes:
- the gap gene encoding type I glyceraldehyde-3-phosphate dehydrogenase, which produces MTVKVGINGFGRIGRLAFRRIQEVEGIEVVAINDLTDAKTLAHLLKYDTTQGRFNGEVEVLDGAFRVNGQEVKVLANRNPEELPWGELGVEIVLECTGFFTSKEKAELHLKGGAKRVVISAPGGNDVPTVVYNVNHDILKGDETVISGASCTTNCLAPMAKVLQDKFGVVEGLMTTIHAYTGDQNTLDAPHAKGDLRRARAAAANIVPNTTGAAKAIGLVIPELNGKLDGAAQRVPVPTGSLTELVTVLEKNVTPEEVNAAMKEASNESYGYTEDPLVSSDIVGITFGSLFDATQTKVMTVGDKQLVKTVAWYDNEMSYTAQLVRTLEYFAKL; this is translated from the coding sequence ATGACAGTAAAAGTAGGTATTAATGGTTTCGGACGTATTGGTCGTTTAGCATTCCGTCGTATTCAAGAAGTAGAAGGAATCGAAGTAGTAGCGATTAATGATTTAACAGACGCTAAAACATTAGCTCACTTATTAAAATATGATACAACTCAAGGCCGTTTCAATGGTGAAGTTGAAGTATTAGATGGTGCATTCCGTGTGAATGGTCAAGAAGTTAAAGTATTAGCTAACCGTAACCCTGAAGAATTACCTTGGGGTGAATTAGGAGTAGAAATCGTATTAGAATGTACTGGTTTCTTCACTTCAAAAGAAAAAGCTGAATTGCACTTAAAAGGTGGCGCTAAACGTGTTGTTATCTCAGCTCCTGGTGGTAACGATGTACCAACAGTTGTTTACAACGTAAACCACGACATCTTAAAAGGTGACGAAACAGTTATTTCTGGTGCTTCATGTACTACAAACTGTTTAGCTCCTATGGCAAAAGTATTACAAGATAAATTTGGTGTTGTTGAAGGTTTAATGACAACTATCCACGCTTACACAGGTGACCAAAATACTTTAGATGCACCTCACGCTAAAGGTGACTTACGTCGTGCGCGTGCTGCTGCTGCCAACATCGTACCTAATACAACAGGTGCTGCTAAAGCAATCGGTTTAGTAATCCCTGAATTAAACGGTAAATTAGATGGTGCTGCACAACGTGTTCCAGTTCCAACAGGTTCATTAACTGAATTAGTAACTGTGTTAGAGAAAAATGTAACACCTGAAGAAGTAAATGCAGCAATGAAAGAAGCTTCTAACGAATCTTATGGATATACAGAAGATCCATTAGTATCTTCAGATATCGTAGGTATCACATTTGGTTCATTATTCGATGCAACTCAAACAAAAGTAATGACAGTTGGCGACAAACAATTAGTTAAAACTGTTGCTTGGTATGACAACGAAATGTCATATACTGCTCAATTAGTTCGTACTTTAGAATACTTCGCTAAATTATAA
- a CDS encoding ABC transporter substrate-binding protein encodes MKKLRTLAATLLTASAFGAFVPTASAQEKTTVTFWHAMQGKHQEMITQLVDEFNKSQDTVEVVEQNQGDYSSLQQSVMASGVSGKLPTIAQLTASNTPDYMNQGLLMPLNDILTAENGFTDELREGIFPGFMTGVTFEDKIYALPFSKSVRLLFVNKTMLDKAGAEIPKTWDEVKALGEKLREAGIDKPAMGFENDVAAEYETMARQNGAAWISPDLKKVDFTSKEALEPIQFIKDLIESGLARTAGEDGYMSGPFSSGESALYIGSSAGLPYVLPGVKENNIELATAHVPVFGGGKELTIFAGNDLGVFSSASEAEQKGAIQFISFLLKNTARWATETGYLPVTKQGAESEEWTKYLEENPLMKAASEELDFGMTQPAYVGAGEVYSELKIALENILINGNDIATEMGKIESLVKGHLGQ; translated from the coding sequence ATGAAAAAATTACGCACGTTAGCAGCGACATTATTAACCGCATCAGCATTTGGTGCATTTGTCCCAACCGCGTCAGCGCAAGAAAAAACTACGGTGACTTTCTGGCATGCGATGCAAGGCAAACACCAAGAAATGATTACTCAATTAGTTGACGAGTTTAATAAATCTCAAGATACGGTTGAAGTAGTTGAACAAAACCAAGGTGATTACAGTTCGTTACAACAAAGTGTCATGGCATCGGGCGTGTCAGGTAAATTGCCAACGATTGCGCAATTAACAGCTTCCAATACACCTGACTACATGAATCAAGGTTTATTAATGCCGTTAAACGATATTTTAACTGCTGAAAATGGTTTTACTGATGAATTACGTGAAGGAATTTTCCCTGGTTTTATGACCGGTGTGACCTTCGAAGATAAAATTTATGCTTTACCATTTTCTAAATCAGTTCGTTTATTATTTGTAAATAAAACAATGTTGGACAAAGCAGGTGCAGAAATTCCAAAAACATGGGATGAGGTTAAAGCACTGGGTGAAAAATTGCGTGAAGCAGGTATCGACAAACCAGCGATGGGATTTGAGAATGATGTGGCGGCTGAGTACGAAACAATGGCGCGTCAAAATGGTGCTGCGTGGATTTCACCAGATTTAAAGAAAGTAGACTTTACATCTAAAGAAGCATTAGAGCCGATTCAATTTATTAAGGACTTAATTGAATCAGGACTTGCGCGTACGGCTGGTGAAGATGGCTACATGAGTGGACCATTCTCTTCAGGTGAGTCTGCTTTATACATTGGTTCATCTGCAGGGTTACCTTATGTGTTACCTGGCGTTAAAGAAAATAATATCGAATTAGCTACCGCTCATGTACCTGTATTTGGTGGAGGTAAAGAACTAACCATTTTTGCAGGAAATGATTTAGGTGTCTTCTCATCAGCATCTGAAGCTGAACAAAAAGGTGCGATTCAATTTATTTCATTCTTGTTGAAAAACACAGCTCGCTGGGCAACGGAGACTGGCTATTTGCCTGTAACCAAACAAGGAGCTGAATCGGAAGAATGGACAAAATATCTTGAAGAAAATCCGTTGATGAAAGCAGCATCTGAGGAGTTGGACTTCGGTATGACTCAACCGGCTTATGTTGGCGCGGGTGAAGTTTATTCAGAATTAAAAATTGCTTTAGAAAATATTTTAATCAATGGTAATGATATCGCTACTGAGATGGGTAAAATCGAAAGTTTAGTAAAAGGCCATCTAGGTCAATAA
- a CDS encoding sugar ABC transporter permease — MNKKPTLKSSLQALLYLAPMLTISGIFTVYPIFKSIAMSFYTKFNLFTGEVSARGLDNYKTVLSDKNFHEALRNTVIYVIGVVPTTIFISLLIAMMLNSIPFLRGFFRTVYFLPYVTSTVAVSVVWSWLYHSRYGFFNYILGLFGVDAINWLNSPDNALPAVMIMAVWKGLGFNILLLLVGLGNINENYYKAAKIDGANAFRRFTNITIPLLRPTLFLLSTLGVISGFKVFDEVYALFSGRPGPAGSATTLVYYLFQKFYVQFKYGEAAATGIILFVIVLCITLVQNAGNRYLEKRGG; from the coding sequence ATGAACAAAAAACCAACACTAAAAAGTTCACTACAGGCATTGTTATATTTAGCGCCGATGCTAACGATTAGTGGGATTTTTACTGTCTATCCTATTTTCAAATCGATTGCGATGAGTTTTTATACCAAATTCAATCTTTTTACCGGCGAAGTATCAGCGCGTGGCCTCGATAATTATAAAACCGTATTGAGTGATAAAAACTTTCACGAAGCGCTACGTAATACCGTCATTTATGTTATAGGTGTGGTGCCGACGACGATTTTCATTTCGTTACTGATTGCGATGATGTTAAACAGTATTCCATTTTTAAGAGGATTCTTTCGAACAGTCTACTTTTTACCGTATGTGACGAGTACGGTAGCAGTATCGGTTGTATGGAGTTGGTTGTACCACTCGCGTTATGGATTCTTTAACTATATTTTGGGATTGTTTGGTGTTGATGCGATTAATTGGTTGAATTCACCAGATAATGCGTTACCGGCTGTAATGATTATGGCGGTATGGAAAGGATTAGGGTTCAATATTTTGCTCCTACTTGTTGGGTTAGGTAATATCAATGAAAATTACTATAAAGCAGCTAAAATTGATGGTGCGAATGCCTTTCGTCGTTTTACCAATATTACAATTCCATTGTTGCGTCCGACCTTGTTCCTATTATCAACCTTAGGAGTCATTAGTGGCTTTAAAGTGTTTGATGAAGTGTACGCATTGTTTAGTGGACGTCCCGGTCCTGCAGGTTCTGCTACGACATTGGTCTATTATTTATTCCAAAAATTCTATGTTCAATTCAAATATGGTGAGGCTGCTGCAACTGGGATTATCTTGTTTGTAATTGTCTTATGTATTACTTTAGTGCAAAATGCGGGAAATCGTTACTTAGAAAAGAGAGGTGGCTGA
- a CDS encoding phosphoglycerate kinase: protein MAKRTVEDLQVQGKTVLVRVDFNVPMKDGVITNDNRIVAALDTIKYLIDNKAKVVLFSHLGKVKEEADKASKSLKPAADRLAELLGQPVAFSPETRGAELEAAVKALNEGDVLVVENTRFEDIDGKKESKNDLELGKYWASLGDLYVNDAFGTAHRAHASNIGIASNLPNAVGYLMEKEVKFLGEAVDAPERPFVAILGGAKVSDKIKVIENLLEKADKVIIGGGMAYTFLKAQGKEVGKSLLELDRVELAKELLDRAGDKLVLPVDIVVADDFSNDANRKVVSVDEIPADWEGLDCGPESVKLFTEVLSTAKTVVWNGPMGVFELPNFAKGTIGVCEAIANLKDATTIVGGGDSAAAVAQLGYEDKFTHISTGGGASLTYLEGVELPGVVSIEDK, encoded by the coding sequence ATGGCAAAAAGAACAGTTGAGGATTTACAAGTTCAAGGCAAAACGGTTTTAGTACGTGTTGACTTTAACGTTCCGATGAAAGATGGCGTTATTACAAACGATAACCGTATTGTAGCAGCGTTAGATACAATTAAATATTTAATCGATAACAAAGCAAAAGTTGTATTATTCTCTCACTTAGGTAAAGTGAAAGAAGAAGCTGACAAAGCAAGTAAATCATTAAAACCAGCAGCAGACCGTTTAGCTGAATTATTAGGACAACCAGTAGCATTTTCTCCAGAAACACGTGGTGCTGAATTAGAAGCCGCTGTTAAAGCGTTAAATGAAGGCGACGTGTTAGTTGTTGAAAATACACGTTTTGAAGATATTGATGGTAAGAAAGAATCTAAAAACGATTTGGAATTAGGTAAATATTGGGCTTCTCTAGGTGATTTGTATGTGAATGATGCCTTTGGTACAGCGCACCGTGCGCATGCATCAAACATTGGGATTGCTTCAAACTTACCAAACGCTGTCGGCTACTTAATGGAAAAAGAAGTAAAATTCTTAGGTGAAGCAGTTGATGCACCGGAACGTCCATTCGTTGCGATTTTAGGTGGAGCGAAAGTTTCAGATAAAATCAAAGTAATCGAAAACTTATTAGAAAAAGCGGATAAAGTAATTATCGGCGGTGGTATGGCTTATACATTCTTAAAAGCACAAGGCAAAGAAGTTGGTAAATCATTACTTGAATTAGACCGTGTCGAATTGGCTAAAGAATTATTAGACCGTGCTGGCGATAAATTAGTATTACCAGTAGACATCGTTGTAGCAGATGATTTCTCAAATGATGCCAACCGTAAAGTGGTATCAGTGGATGAAATTCCAGCGGATTGGGAAGGGTTAGACTGTGGTCCTGAATCAGTGAAATTATTTACTGAAGTGTTATCAACGGCAAAAACAGTTGTTTGGAACGGACCAATGGGTGTATTCGAATTACCAAACTTTGCTAAAGGAACAATTGGCGTGTGTGAAGCTATCGCTAACTTAAAAGATGCGACAACAATCGTCGGAGGTGGCGATTCTGCAGCAGCGGTTGCGCAATTAGGTTATGAAGATAAATTTACACATATCTCAACAGGTGGTGGTGCGTCATTAACTTACTTAGAAGGCGTTGAATTACCAGGTGTTGTGTCAATTGAAGATAAATAA
- a CDS encoding ABC transporter ATP-binding protein gives MQVRFDNVTMQFENKKVLDNINFTLPSGELISFLGPSGCGKSTTLYLISGLLNATSGNIYFDDKNVTKLDPVKRQVGLVFQNYALYPHLTVLENIMFPLKMAKMPKAQRMEIGKEMAALTQIHDQLDKYPRQLSGGQQQRVAISRALAKSPSILLMDEPLSNLDARLRIEMREEIRRIQQETGVTTVFVTHDQEEALSIADNVMVLNQGEIQQMTDPVTLYREPNNLFVAKFIGTPVINTFSKQSPSLNPNTWLFNHEWETLGIRSEHFRLGTLADHLVSATVQRIEQVGKDITIHCECNGETFVVSDIDAELPVGEQIFLTVEPQDLMFFNQQEKRVEVV, from the coding sequence ATGCAAGTAAGGTTTGACAATGTCACGATGCAGTTTGAAAACAAGAAAGTGTTAGATAATATCAATTTTACATTGCCGAGCGGCGAATTGATTTCCTTTTTAGGGCCAAGTGGCTGTGGGAAGTCGACAACATTGTATTTGATATCAGGTTTGTTAAATGCAACATCAGGAAATATTTATTTTGACGATAAAAATGTTACGAAGTTAGACCCTGTGAAGCGTCAAGTAGGTTTAGTATTTCAAAACTATGCGCTTTATCCGCATTTAACTGTGTTAGAAAACATTATGTTTCCTTTAAAAATGGCAAAGATGCCGAAAGCACAACGGATGGAAATCGGTAAAGAGATGGCTGCTTTAACGCAAATTCATGATCAATTAGACAAGTATCCACGTCAATTATCGGGTGGGCAACAACAACGGGTTGCGATTAGTCGCGCCTTAGCGAAATCGCCGTCAATTTTACTGATGGACGAGCCATTATCAAACTTAGACGCGCGATTACGGATTGAAATGCGCGAAGAAATTCGTCGTATCCAGCAAGAGACAGGCGTTACTACTGTATTTGTCACCCATGACCAAGAAGAAGCGTTGAGTATCGCAGATAATGTCATGGTGCTGAACCAAGGTGAAATTCAACAGATGACCGATCCGGTGACATTGTACCGTGAACCTAATAATTTGTTTGTTGCTAAATTCATCGGGACGCCAGTGATTAATACCTTTTCGAAACAATCGCCGTCCCTCAATCCGAATACGTGGTTATTTAACCATGAGTGGGAAACGCTAGGTATTCGCTCCGAGCATTTCCGCCTCGGTACGTTAGCGGACCATTTAGTTAGTGCGACAGTGCAACGCATTGAACAAGTAGGTAAAGATATTACGATTCACTGTGAGTGTAATGGCGAAACATTTGTCGTATCTGACATTGATGCAGAATTACCCGTCGGCGAGCAAATTTTCTTAACGGTTGAACCACAAGATTTAATGTTCTTCAACCAACAAGAAAAGCGTGTTGAGGTAGTGTAA
- a CDS encoding MBL fold metallo-hydrolase, with product MTETIIRFWSGLHTIGGNIVSLQNGNYRIIMDFGALVGADIDRLTQKAQGHALLREGLLPKIDGLYEHETLATYPLESLEESSIKTIMCLSHLHLDHIGSFGQLSEQTPVYALKESVDFYAKLKATELLPAYNVNWQGVQPGEVIQHGPFSIEFVPVDHDTMGAASVFVTAPDTKVIYSGDWRLTGFEPEKLLVWAQKARAFEADLLLMEGTTFSHVNSEPSEADLRIAEITSAIRARNEWHLIETIKRMIQEYDGRLVAFNGYPQNVRRMLELVKVANQFGREFVFNARFYQMIQDYLTPDMRVRELSQDDVTIEMIQAAPGKYMLQVEEDSIETLFALPAGLYLHSNGMPLGTYMPSYEPFVNRIVAAGWNFVIAAATGHASTQDLLLMNAVVRPKVIVPWHTFQPETYAEALQEQGQLAWLPAYNQTYTWATIASSLGVEHEKN from the coding sequence TTGACAGAAACAATCATACGATTTTGGAGTGGTCTTCATACAATTGGTGGCAATATTGTCAGCCTGCAAAATGGTAATTATCGAATCATTATGGATTTTGGTGCTTTAGTCGGTGCGGATATAGATCGTTTAACCCAGAAAGCACAAGGTCATGCATTATTGCGTGAAGGGCTCTTGCCAAAGATAGATGGCTTGTATGAACACGAAACTCTAGCGACTTACCCTTTAGAGTCGTTGGAAGAGAGTTCGATTAAAACGATTATGTGCTTATCCCACTTACATTTGGATCATATCGGATCTTTTGGACAATTAAGTGAGCAAACACCTGTCTATGCGTTGAAGGAATCGGTTGATTTTTATGCGAAACTGAAAGCGACAGAATTACTGCCGGCATATAATGTTAATTGGCAGGGAGTACAACCGGGTGAAGTGATTCAACACGGACCTTTTTCGATTGAATTTGTCCCTGTTGACCATGATACGATGGGTGCAGCGAGCGTGTTTGTCACAGCGCCGGATACAAAGGTGATTTATTCTGGCGACTGGCGTTTGACTGGCTTTGAGCCTGAGAAGTTGCTCGTGTGGGCGCAAAAAGCACGAGCGTTTGAAGCAGATTTATTATTGATGGAAGGAACGACGTTTAGTCATGTAAATAGCGAACCGAGTGAAGCGGATTTGCGTATTGCCGAAATAACGTCGGCTATTCGTGCGCGTAATGAATGGCATTTGATTGAAACGATTAAACGGATGATTCAGGAATATGATGGACGCTTAGTTGCCTTTAATGGCTATCCACAAAATGTCCGTCGGATGCTTGAACTTGTCAAAGTGGCGAATCAATTCGGTCGCGAATTTGTATTTAATGCCCGTTTTTACCAGATGATTCAAGATTATTTGACACCAGATATGCGTGTGCGTGAGTTGAGTCAAGACGATGTCACTATCGAAATGATTCAAGCAGCACCGGGGAAATATATGCTTCAAGTTGAAGAGGACTCGATTGAGACCTTGTTTGCATTGCCAGCAGGATTGTACTTGCATTCAAATGGTATGCCATTAGGTACGTATATGCCGAGCTATGAACCGTTTGTGAATCGGATTGTGGCAGCTGGATGGAATTTTGTGATTGCAGCGGCAACAGGTCATGCCTCAACACAAGATTTATTATTGATGAATGCGGTGGTTCGACCAAAAGTGATTGTGCCATGGCATACCTTTCAACCGGAAACGTATGCGGAGGCGTTACAAGAGCAAGGTCAATTAGCTTGGTTACCAGCATACAATCAAACATATACATGGGCTACGATAGCTAGTTCTTTAGGAGTTGAACATGAAAAAAATTAG
- a CDS encoding carbohydrate ABC transporter permease: MKGIVKNLALYAVLFLGGIFMILPFYWMLATSLKSSGEAISIPPTWLPQNWLFSNYQKALKVAPFARYFLNSVFVTLVTTSGELVTSILAAFAFAKLKFWGKDLLFIILLGTMMVPGELMTIPNFVTLSGWGMINTYWALIIPWLASVFSVFTLKQSFQSIPDQLYYAAKTDGASDWRFLWEMLVPLSRSSIIAVMILKVIGSWNSFMWPLIVTNDKALRTLPVGLQAFTTEAGTQFELLMAASTLVVVPMVVIYLLLQRYIMQGIASSGLKG; the protein is encoded by the coding sequence ATGAAAGGCATCGTTAAAAATTTAGCGTTATACGCCGTTCTGTTTTTAGGTGGTATTTTTATGATTTTGCCGTTTTACTGGATGTTAGCGACGAGTTTGAAATCATCAGGTGAAGCGATTTCGATACCACCAACTTGGTTGCCGCAAAATTGGTTGTTTTCAAACTACCAAAAAGCGTTGAAAGTAGCACCGTTTGCTCGTTACTTCTTAAACAGTGTGTTTGTTACTTTAGTGACCACTTCTGGTGAATTAGTAACGAGTATCTTAGCTGCGTTTGCGTTTGCTAAGCTAAAATTTTGGGGTAAAGACTTATTATTCATTATTTTGTTAGGAACCATGATGGTGCCGGGTGAGTTGATGACCATTCCCAACTTTGTAACCTTATCTGGGTGGGGGATGATTAACACGTATTGGGCATTGATAATTCCATGGCTAGCAAGTGTATTTTCAGTCTTTACATTAAAACAATCATTCCAATCGATACCAGACCAGCTGTATTATGCGGCTAAAACCGATGGTGCGAGCGACTGGCGTTTTCTATGGGAAATGTTGGTGCCACTATCGCGTTCGTCAATTATTGCAGTGATGATTTTAAAAGTCATCGGTAGTTGGAATTCGTTTATGTGGCCGTTGATTGTCACAAACGACAAGGCATTGCGTACGTTGCCGGTAGGGTTGCAAGCATTTACGACGGAAGCCGGAACACAATTTGAATTGTTAATGGCGGCGTCGACATTAGTGGTTGTTCCAATGGTTGTCATTTATTTATTGTTGCAAAGATATATTATGCAAGGGATTGCCAGTTCTGGTTTGAAAGGTTAG
- the clpP gene encoding ATP-dependent Clp endopeptidase proteolytic subunit ClpP: protein MNLIPTVIEQSSRGERAYDIYSRLLKDRIIMLSGPIDDNVANSVIAQLLFLEAQDSDKDIYLYINSPGGSVTAGMAIYDTMNFIKSDVQTIVIGMAASMGAFLLAAGQKGKRHALPNAEIMIHQPLGGAQGQATEIEIAARHILRTRERLNEILAERTGQPIEVIARDTDRDNYKSAQEAKEYGLIDNIMENNQSLAK, encoded by the coding sequence ATGAATTTAATTCCAACAGTTATTGAACAATCGTCACGCGGTGAACGCGCATACGATATTTATTCACGTTTATTGAAAGATAGAATTATCATGTTGAGTGGTCCGATTGATGATAATGTCGCTAACAGTGTAATTGCCCAACTATTATTTTTAGAAGCGCAAGACTCAGATAAGGATATTTATCTTTATATCAACTCACCTGGCGGTAGTGTGACAGCTGGGATGGCGATTTACGATACGATGAATTTTATTAAATCAGATGTTCAAACAATCGTTATTGGTATGGCAGCTTCGATGGGTGCATTTTTATTAGCAGCTGGTCAAAAAGGTAAACGTCATGCCTTGCCGAATGCTGAAATTATGATTCACCAACCATTAGGTGGCGCACAAGGTCAAGCGACTGAAATCGAAATTGCTGCTCGTCACATTTTACGTACACGCGAACGTTTGAATGAGATATTAGCGGAACGTACAGGACAGCCGATTGAGGTAATTGCCCGGGATACAGATCGTGATAATTACAAGAGTGCTCAAGAAGCCAAAGAGTATGGATTAATCGATAATATTATGGAAAATAATCAATCGCTAGCTAAATAA
- a CDS encoding bifunctional metallophosphatase/5'-nucleotidase has translation MKKISFLMTSDTHGYWLDRPNNPDANLLNTAQVLTAIRQQNQHPTITIDLGDFIQGSSFATYCSQVAKNGDCFARAMNALDYDFQIIGNHEFNFGPDYRNGILEQLNAQVLVSNIIDEETNQPFIGKPYEVIECDGVKIGIIGVTTHYIPNWELPAHYEGLRFDDAFETTKYWCQQLRPHVDVLVVAYHGGFERDLDTFEPLEALKGENQGAQMLREIPEMDVLLTGHQHRYINQKVNHTWAIQPGHAGEWVAEVVVTVDDNHQVVDSVGFLHETTMVPVASQLVPVLEPQYSHGKAWLNTVLGQAPIIQPTTDIFQARVAGHPFVELLNQVQKTVTGAEFSGVALVNEFFALFEGDITNEILLKAYPYYNLIATVRMTGREIYEVMAFDFEYFQLNDVGEMIVNPTYIDPKPKHYNYDMYSGFTTYVDMTKTNGERIVSIVDERTGQPIELDNVYTLAISQYRAVGGGDYTMFTKDKIQSISEIDIATALVKALETFDAAKWQQINQDYNHVVWHSGESNTLEDEVERCK, from the coding sequence ATGAAAAAAATTAGTTTTTTGATGACGAGTGATACACATGGTTACTGGTTAGATCGTCCGAACAATCCAGATGCCAATTTATTGAACACGGCGCAAGTGTTGACAGCGATTCGTCAGCAAAATCAACATCCCACAATTACCATCGATTTAGGTGATTTTATACAAGGGTCTTCGTTTGCGACGTATTGTAGTCAAGTGGCTAAGAACGGGGATTGCTTTGCCCGTGCCATGAATGCGTTAGACTATGATTTTCAAATTATTGGGAATCATGAATTCAATTTTGGCCCTGATTATCGCAATGGTATTTTGGAGCAATTGAATGCGCAAGTGTTGGTGAGTAATATTATCGATGAGGAGACGAATCAACCTTTTATAGGTAAGCCTTATGAAGTGATTGAGTGTGATGGAGTGAAGATAGGGATTATCGGTGTTACGACTCATTATATTCCGAATTGGGAATTGCCAGCGCATTATGAAGGCTTGCGTTTTGATGATGCGTTTGAAACAACAAAATATTGGTGTCAACAGTTGCGTCCGCACGTGGATGTGCTAGTGGTTGCCTACCATGGTGGTTTTGAACGTGATTTAGATACCTTTGAGCCATTGGAAGCCTTAAAAGGTGAAAATCAAGGGGCGCAAATGTTGCGAGAAATTCCAGAGATGGATGTATTGTTAACAGGGCATCAACATCGTTATATTAACCAAAAAGTCAATCATACATGGGCGATTCAACCCGGTCATGCAGGAGAATGGGTGGCAGAAGTTGTAGTGACCGTGGATGATAATCATCAAGTGGTAGATTCCGTTGGCTTCTTGCATGAAACAACAATGGTACCGGTGGCATCACAGCTTGTGCCGGTATTAGAGCCGCAGTATTCCCACGGTAAAGCATGGTTGAACACGGTGTTGGGTCAAGCGCCCATTATACAACCGACCACCGATATCTTCCAAGCCCGCGTAGCGGGACATCCCTTTGTGGAATTGCTAAATCAGGTGCAAAAAACAGTAACGGGTGCGGAATTTAGTGGTGTGGCGCTAGTGAATGAGTTTTTTGCCTTGTTTGAGGGAGATATAACTAATGAAATTTTGCTAAAAGCTTATCCGTATTATAATCTTATTGCGACAGTTAGGATGACTGGTCGAGAGATTTATGAGGTGATGGCCTTTGATTTTGAGTATTTTCAGTTAAACGACGTAGGCGAAATGATTGTCAATCCGACCTATATTGACCCTAAGCCTAAACATTATAATTATGATATGTATTCTGGGTTTACGACTTATGTGGATATGACCAAGACGAACGGTGAACGGATTGTCAGTATTGTTGATGAGCGTACGGGTCAGCCGATTGAGTTGGATAATGTGTACACATTGGCCATCTCGCAATACCGAGCGGTTGGAGGCGGTGATTATACGATGTTTACGAAAGATAAGATTCAGTCAATTTCTGAAATTGATATTGCGACGGCGCTTGTAAAAGCATTAGAGACATTTGATGCAGCTAAATGGCAGCAAATTAATCAAGATTACAATCATGTAGTCTGGCATAGTGGAGAAAGTAACACATTGGAGGATGAGGTGGAGAGATGCAAGTAA
- a CDS encoding triose-phosphate isomerase, whose product MSRKPIIAGNWKMNKTHSEARDFVSAVKNSIPSNELVDTVIGAPALFLEGMKKGVRETEVKVAAQNCYFEDEGAYTGEVSPKALGALEVDYVIIGHSERREYFHETDEEINKKAHAIFRHGMTPIICCGETLETYEAGEAVEFVGSQVSAALQGLSAEQVASLVIAYEPIWAIGTGKSATQDDAQKMCKAVRDVVAKDFGQEVADKVRVQYGGSVKPENIADYMACPDVDGALVGGASLQAESFLALLEAVK is encoded by the coding sequence ATGAGTCGTAAACCAATTATTGCAGGTAACTGGAAAATGAACAAAACACATAGTGAAGCACGTGACTTTGTTTCCGCAGTAAAAAACAGCATTCCGTCAAATGAATTAGTGGATACTGTCATTGGTGCACCTGCATTATTCCTAGAAGGAATGAAAAAAGGTGTTCGTGAAACAGAAGTGAAAGTAGCAGCGCAAAACTGTTATTTTGAAGATGAAGGTGCGTATACTGGTGAAGTGAGTCCGAAAGCATTAGGCGCGTTAGAAGTGGACTATGTCATTATTGGACACTCTGAACGTCGTGAGTATTTCCATGAAACAGATGAAGAGATTAATAAAAAGGCACATGCGATTTTCCGTCATGGTATGACACCAATCATCTGCTGTGGTGAAACACTTGAAACGTATGAAGCGGGTGAAGCCGTTGAATTTGTTGGATCACAAGTTTCTGCAGCGTTACAAGGTCTATCTGCTGAACAAGTAGCTTCATTAGTTATCGCTTATGAACCAATTTGGGCAATTGGTACTGGAAAATCAGCTACTCAAGATGATGCACAAAAAATGTGTAAAGCAGTTCGTGATGTTGTTGCTAAAGACTTTGGTCAAGAAGTGGCAGACAAAGTCCGTGTACAATATGGTGGTTCTGTGAAACCAGAAAACATTGCTGACTATATGGCTTGTCCAGATGTGGACGGCGCATTAGTTGGTGGCGCAAGTTTACAAGCTGAGTCATTCTTAGCGTTATTGGAGGCAGTAAAATAA